The Pseudoalteromonas rubra DNA segment TTAGCCCATCCCCTATTATTAAAATGGCTAAGTGAGTCAAATAAAATACACAAAGTGAAATAACAAATCCAATGTGGACTTTCTTGTTCATTTGTAAAGTGTCTTTTTCAAGTATCTGAGACAAAACCCTGCTGACTTTTACCGGATTGTAATTTTCAGTGCTAAGTTTCCTGTAAACTTCCTCTTTTGATAAACCGCTATAAAAAAGTTTCTTAACCTGCCTTGCAGTGCAACTTTTAAAATGAACTGTCTCGGGCTCTGTGGAACCAATGCTTCCACCTAACTTTAAGATATAGGACTCGATCTCACTTGCACGTTCGGGGTACTTTTCTTTATCTATTGATTCATAAGCACAATATAAATCTTCCAGACTGTATTTAGTATAATCTACTTTATCGTACACCATATTTCCTACTTTCATTTAATAGTAAATTACTGAGAACACCGATTGAGCCCAACTCTCAAAGCGCCCCTTTCACATCGCTAATTACCCATCAATAATAAGCGTAACCGCCTGGCACCTCAGCCTTCAAGGCTATTGCTAATTTTAGAACTCAATAGCCGATATCAACAAAGTTCATTTTTTCGTTGTGTAAAAATGCTTACCCTAGGCATTTCATAGCCTTAACAGAATAAACACGATTCATAAGTTCGGAGAGACCGGCTATTATAACTGACAAAATGACATTCATCACTTATAACCCACCTATCTCGGACAGCCAGCCTAATAGAAAACTGGTAAATAGCACCGTAGTAAGGAAAAACTAGGGTTAGGTGTCCACGCAGCTAATTAGCCAGTGAAACTGAACAAAACTACTGAAAAACTGGCATACAGAGCTGCCAAAACCACGACTATCTGATATTTATTGGTGTGGCTGGCTGACCCAGTTTTAATGTTCAAAGTCAGCCAGTACAAGTTGATTATATGATGGTTTTTCTGCTTCTAAACAGGCATTTGGAGTCCTGACTCTGGTCGAGTTTAACGCCTATTAGCGACTCATAGCTGTCATCAAAGTAATCTTCTGTTTTCACCGCCGCATCCTTAAAGCTGATAAACGCCCCTCTTGTATCGGGTATATCAAAACTTCGACATGACTCTATCCAGTCTTGTGCTCTGTTTTCATAAAATCGTGTTGAGATCAGTTTTGCGACATCTGCGGGTTCATTACCCTGCTCCGGCTGATCCCACCACGCCTGATACTGAATCGTAAAGGGTCTGTCCTGATAGGGGAATGCACAGCTCACTTTATCCTGTTCTGATAATTGTTGTTTATCTGAATAATATTGGCCACTGATAGCCCCTAAGGTAATGTAAGCTGCGATGTTGCTGTCTGTAGCATCCCCATCTAGCAAGGTAGACTGCAGCGATTTGACCAGCGCTTGTCTGCCAGCACTCCCCCATTTTGACGTAGGCATTCTCGATGTTATCTTGTGTGGTGCCGGCTCGTCTGTTTCCAACTGAATACCACCGAGTTCTCTGTCCCAGCTATCAAAGTCCAGAGAGTAACCTGTGCTATTGGTCGCTGCATTAAACTCTACTGCATGTGCACAAGTTCTCTGATAGAACTCATTAAATTCGTGAATGACGTCATTTGTTTGCTGTTGCTTCTCTGTGTCAGTTAAATAAGGGTCTTGGTTAATCAGAGAGACCAGATAATAAGCCCACTGTGTCATCATGGTTTGCAGTTCAGTTTTTGTGCCTCCAAAATGGCCATTCAGCTGCCAGCTTAATAGTGCGTTTTCACTGATCTCAGATACACACTTAACCCCTTTTGCATTCACTTTAAGGTTAGTGCCTATCAGGTTTGGATTTTGACCAGGTGCGGTTAACTGCTCCCAGGCCGCGATAATGTCGACAGCTTTGATTTTTTCAAGCGCTGGAAATGAGTCGCTTTTAATCACAAAACTCTGCGCAATCTTTGGTAACTTAAATGGCTTAAAAACCAATTCAGTGACAATACCATAACTGAGCCCGCCGCCACCTCGCAGCGCCCACAATATACTGTTGTTCTGATCAGGATCTCTTTGAGGCTCACAGCCAGATAAACTCGGCTCCTGGTTGAGCTCAGCGCTCACACCTAAGTACTTTACAGTCCCATCGCCAAGTACTATGGTCGCGCCAATCAATCGCTCACATCCCATACCGTATTTACGCGTCCAGGGACCCCAGCCACCGCCCATGGTATAGCCAGCAATGGCCACACTCTGACATGTGCCATGAGGAATACCCAGATGATATGTATCGAGCTCTGCCTTAATCTTCTCAAAGATAGCACCGGGTTGAATGCGCACACCAAACGCTTGTTCCGTGCTGGATGGCAGTTGAGCCTGATAAACATTCACATTGTTCATCAGATTAAAATCTATCAGTAGTTTGCCGGTTGCAACGCACTCACCTTCGTGGTCATGACCACCAGATTTAACAGCAATTTCAATATCATGCTTGGTTGCATGCTCAATCAGCGCAGCAACCTGTGCCGTATTCTTGACCTGTACAATGGCACTGGGCATAAAATCAAATCTGCGATTAAAAACTTTACGCGATTTATCATACTGGTCACGACATTCATCAGGGCTAAGTATATTTGGCGGATTGGCAGCGAAAGGTTCAAACAGGTGTTTCAGGTCGTCGATCAAAGACATAGCGACTTATTCCTTTTGTAATAGTTCTTAGCAATATTGTGTGTCGACACAATAACTAAAACCATTACATCTTGTTACAGCGCTTGAACACACCTGTGAAAGTACCCATTCTCCTGAGAGTGTTAAACCTAAAAGCCTGTCTAATAGACATGTGAATGCTTGGCTAGCATGGGCGATGAACAAACACAAGCCAACTGGTTTGCACCCTTTTAAGTAGTTTGTTATTTGCTCACTACGGGATACCTACCTCCCATAATTGTTCATTTGTAAGGTATTCAATTTGTTTTTTATGTAATTTTCGCAAACCTAAACAGTAGCAACTTTTAAATAGAAGTTTTGACTCAGTCAGCATAAATACTACCAATTCGAAACTTGAATCATGATCAAGCCAAATATTGAGTGTGAACTGCTTATTGTTAATTGAAACAGCTTTATCAACACACAAACCGATTGATTGAGCTAAATACGGTTCTCGATAAAACTCTAATTTTTCATAGATGATAGATGTGTCCATAGACATATAGCACCTGATTGTGCCGTGCTGGCACGACCCGCTTGTTAGCTGGCCACTCCCGCTCGATACAAGTCCAAAGCGAGCTGCTTAATTTCGCTGGCCATAGCTATTGATTCTCGCCATTCTTTAGGTATTCCACTATATCCATAATAAGCTCCGGCAATTTGTCCACATATTGCCGCTGTTGTATCAGCATCGTTTCCGATATTCGCTGCGAGTAATATTGAATCCTTGAAGTTTTCGCCATGGTAAAAGCACCAAAGTGCTGAGATTAAGCTTTCAATCACGTAACCGCTGCCAGTAAGCTCCATGTAATCCAAAGTATCAAAACTGAATTCAGATATCGGCTGCAACTCAGCGCAAAAATTACCAGGGATAGCTTCGAATATTTCGTTTTTACTATTGGCGTTGAACGCTTTGTGAATTAAATAACCAAAAAGCTCGCAAGATTCAACGCACAGAGGAGAACCGTGGGTAGTTCGAGAGCTTTCTCCCGCATACTTTATACAAGCATCGATATCCCCGAAATAATATATAGGGATAGGCGCCAATCTCATAATAGACCCATTACCAGATGAAAACGTGTCGATGGAACCGCTAAAAGGATTTCTGGTTATCTGGTACTTTCTCAGCGCGTCAGATACCGTTATTCCGATATCAAAACACTTTCCGTTACTACTCAAGTAACCATCATTATACCAATCACAGTAACGATTCATTTGATCAGTTGGGTCAAACGCTTTCTTATGGAGCAGGCTATGAGCTAAACATAACGCCATCGAGGTGTCGTCGGTCCACTGCCCTTTCTTCAAATTGAAAGGACCGCCACCGACCATATCCTCAATTGGCTCAAAAGAGCCTCTTGACGCAAATTCCAACGTAGTGCCTACTGCGTCACCACAAGCAAGCCCAACCAAAGAACCAATTATTTTATCTTCCAAATCAACTCCATTGTTTCACTTAACAGGACTAGCAAACACCCATTCCAAAAATTGCCTGCCGTACAGAAAGTCAAAACATAACGAAACATACAAGAAACAGACACAGATGGATGTCTGTGCTTTTTGTGGTGGATTTAATCAACAAGGCCCTTACGTAAACTTTTTGCTTCGATCTCAGTGAAGTTAGCCTTGAAGGTAAATGCATAAGCTGTATCACCCATTTTTCTGAGATGCTCCAATCGCTCTATAGCTTCATTGAGATCAGGGGTTTGATTATCTTCGATCCACCAAAGAACATACGTATCTTCTGGCAAACGATGAAACCATTCGCTTTTCCTGCGCATAAAATCGCGATGGTGGGTGCGGAACATAAAATTTTTCAATGCATCTACGGATTCCCAAACCGACATATTGACAATCATATTAGGGTCATCAAAGGCCTTTATAGATGTCGCATCACCTGATTCATCTTTTAGGCGC contains these protein-coding regions:
- a CDS encoding FAD-binding oxidoreductase, producing the protein MSLIDDLKHLFEPFAANPPNILSPDECRDQYDKSRKVFNRRFDFMPSAIVQVKNTAQVAALIEHATKHDIEIAVKSGGHDHEGECVATGKLLIDFNLMNNVNVYQAQLPSSTEQAFGVRIQPGAIFEKIKAELDTYHLGIPHGTCQSVAIAGYTMGGGWGPWTRKYGMGCERLIGATIVLGDGTVKYLGVSAELNQEPSLSGCEPQRDPDQNNSILWALRGGGGLSYGIVTELVFKPFKLPKIAQSFVIKSDSFPALEKIKAVDIIAAWEQLTAPGQNPNLIGTNLKVNAKGVKCVSEISENALLSWQLNGHFGGTKTELQTMMTQWAYYLVSLINQDPYLTDTEKQQQTNDVIHEFNEFYQRTCAHAVEFNAATNSTGYSLDFDSWDRELGGIQLETDEPAPHKITSRMPTSKWGSAGRQALVKSLQSTLLDGDATDSNIAAYITLGAISGQYYSDKQQLSEQDKVSCAFPYQDRPFTIQYQAWWDQPEQGNEPADVAKLISTRFYENRAQDWIESCRSFDIPDTRGAFISFKDAAVKTEDYFDDSYESLIGVKLDQSQDSKCLFRSRKTII
- a CDS encoding ADP-ribosylglycohydrolase family protein, translating into MEDKIIGSLVGLACGDAVGTTLEFASRGSFEPIEDMVGGGPFNLKKGQWTDDTSMALCLAHSLLHKKAFDPTDQMNRYCDWYNDGYLSSNGKCFDIGITVSDALRKYQITRNPFSGSIDTFSSGNGSIMRLAPIPIYYFGDIDACIKYAGESSRTTHGSPLCVESCELFGYLIHKAFNANSKNEIFEAIPGNFCAELQPISEFSFDTLDYMELTGSGYVIESLISALWCFYHGENFKDSILLAANIGNDADTTAAICGQIAGAYYGYSGIPKEWRESIAMASEIKQLALDLYRAGVAS
- a CDS encoding DUF3291 domain-containing protein; the protein is MKLAQLNIALAKYPLDSLEMKDFVDNLDLVNGIAEGSEGFVWRLKDESGDATSIKAFDDPNMIVNMSVWESVDALKNFMFRTHHRDFMRRKSEWFHRLPEDTYVLWWIEDNQTPDLNEAIERLEHLRKMGDTAYAFTFKANFTEIEAKSLRKGLVD